A genomic stretch from Blastocatellia bacterium includes:
- a CDS encoding serine hydrolase: MMKCKPLSRILVALLLAISNLPLTATAAWTQPGQQEGAKAGGDSPNPTDFAARLAAIEKAVEEKRQSANVPGLSLAIIKDDRVVFVKGFGLKDVERNQPVTPDTLFAIGSATKAFTAMAAEMSADDGKLALDDSPKKYLTYFKLKDPEADANVTLRDLLCHRVGLMHHNDVAWGVGTLNREEVIRVAGQAKPVAKLREKFQYNNIMYSAAGEAVASANHSTWEAVIASRILKPLGMSSTNTSVQEMQGAADFSKGYRRDGIARQVKQVPMRDLKQIAPAGAINSNARDMAQWVRLMLGGGAFEGKRLVSEKGFAELVAPQMKIADKVAYGFGWVLMEWQGHPTVWHNGGIDGFHSLVEMMPGEKLGFVLLSNIDDSPLESDFRRIIWSNLVGSPQKPVAATAPAAPVAATSSSATLKELIGKFEGPGGTPIEIAEKDGHLVLLVPGQPAYPLTEKEKDVLAIADLPDTHRLLVKRDAAGHPAAIVIKQPEGEFEFKRPGENVAPFAAPISVAELMSKVIEAAGGEANLRRHRSVVTTATLDLEQQGVTGEAVFTSRAPNSWAQRLTLQALGKQIGWVYEFFDGASGGEHTSFSPPETKTPKQIEEARIEDDFYRLLNWKTLYKDVTIKRMDKVGDEEVYVVVKTPEQGSPLTEYISTKSFLVLRRNRIRSSAAGEPQPIREVYSDFRLVDGCRLPFKTVQSLPDQGDIVIQVKEIKFDVAVPDAVFRAPADARR; the protein is encoded by the coding sequence ATGATGAAATGCAAACCGCTGTCGCGCATCCTTGTCGCGTTGTTATTGGCGATCAGTAATCTCCCGCTCACGGCGACTGCCGCGTGGACACAGCCGGGGCAGCAGGAAGGCGCAAAGGCCGGCGGTGATTCGCCGAATCCTACGGACTTTGCGGCGCGCCTGGCCGCCATCGAAAAGGCGGTCGAAGAGAAGCGCCAGAGCGCGAATGTGCCCGGCCTGTCGCTCGCCATCATCAAAGATGACCGGGTAGTTTTCGTGAAGGGCTTCGGCCTGAAAGACGTCGAGCGCAACCAGCCGGTGACTCCCGATACGCTATTCGCCATCGGCTCAGCGACAAAAGCCTTCACGGCGATGGCCGCCGAGATGAGCGCCGATGACGGTAAGCTCGCGCTCGATGATTCGCCAAAAAAATACCTCACTTATTTCAAGCTCAAAGACCCTGAGGCTGACGCCAACGTGACGCTGCGCGATCTGCTCTGTCATCGCGTCGGGCTGATGCATCACAACGATGTCGCCTGGGGAGTCGGCACGCTCAACCGCGAAGAGGTCATCCGCGTCGCCGGGCAGGCGAAACCGGTCGCCAAGCTCAGAGAAAAATTTCAGTACAACAACATCATGTACAGCGCCGCCGGCGAAGCCGTCGCCAGTGCCAATCATTCGACCTGGGAAGCGGTCATCGCCAGCCGCATCCTCAAGCCGCTCGGCATGAGCAGCACCAACACGTCCGTTCAGGAGATGCAGGGCGCGGCGGATTTCTCGAAAGGGTATCGGCGCGACGGGATTGCGCGCCAGGTCAAACAAGTGCCGATGCGCGACCTCAAACAGATTGCCCCGGCGGGCGCGATCAACTCGAACGCCAGGGACATGGCGCAATGGGTCAGGCTGATGCTGGGCGGCGGCGCCTTCGAAGGCAAGCGCCTGGTATCGGAAAAAGGTTTCGCCGAACTGGTCGCGCCGCAGATGAAGATTGCCGACAAGGTGGCTTATGGCTTCGGCTGGGTGCTGATGGAATGGCAAGGCCATCCGACCGTGTGGCACAACGGCGGCATTGATGGCTTTCATTCGCTGGTCGAAATGATGCCGGGTGAGAAGCTCGGCTTCGTCTTGCTCTCTAACATCGATGACTCGCCTCTTGAAAGCGATTTCCGCCGGATCATCTGGTCGAATCTGGTCGGCAGCCCGCAAAAGCCGGTCGCAGCGACTGCGCCGGCTGCGCCAGTCGCCGCGACCTCTTCTAGCGCGACCCTCAAAGAGCTGATCGGCAAGTTCGAAGGGCCTGGCGGCACGCCAATCGAAATTGCCGAAAAGGATGGCCATCTCGTTCTCCTCGTCCCTGGCCAGCCAGCCTATCCGCTGACCGAGAAAGAAAAAGACGTGCTGGCGATTGCCGACCTCCCTGATACCCACCGCCTGCTGGTTAAGCGCGATGCCGCAGGCCACCCGGCGGCCATTGTCATCAAACAGCCGGAAGGCGAATTTGAATTCAAGCGCCCGGGCGAGAACGTCGCGCCCTTCGCCGCGCCCATATCGGTCGCCGAATTGATGAGCAAAGTGATTGAGGCAGCCGGCGGCGAAGCCAACCTCCGCCGGCACAGGTCGGTGGTTACGACCGCGACGCTCGACCTGGAACAACAGGGCGTCACCGGCGAAGCCGTCTTCACCTCGCGAGCGCCGAACTCGTGGGCTCAGCGCCTCACGCTTCAGGCATTGGGCAAGCAGATCGGCTGGGTCTATGAGTTCTTTGATGGGGCCAGCGGCGGCGAACACACCAGCTTCAGCCCGCCGGAAACCAAGACGCCGAAGCAAATCGAAGAGGCGCGAATTGAAGATGACTTCTACCGGTTGCTGAATTGGAAGACGCTCTACAAAGACGTGACCATCAAGCGCATGGATAAGGTCGGCGACGAAGAAGTTTACGTCGTCGTCAAGACGCCGGAGCAGGGCAGCCCGCTCACCGAGTATATTTCGACCAAAAGCTTTCTGGTGCTCCGGCGCAACAGGATTCGTTCAAGCGCCGCCGGCGAGCCGCAGCCGATTCGCGAGGTCTACAGCGATTTCCGCCTGGTGGATGGCTGCCGGCTGCCGTTCAAGACCGTCCAAAGCTTGCCCGACCAGGGAGACATCGTCATTCAGGTGAAGGAGATCAAATTCGATGTGGCGGTGCCGGATGCTGTCTTCCGCGCCCCCGCCGACGCTCGTCGCTGA
- a CDS encoding DUF3656 domain-containing protein, translated as MSMRPHKPEVMSPAGYWPQMQAAIEAGADAVYFGLKHFSARAKVGFALAELAEVMRALHRRGVKGYVTFNTLVFNHELRDAAQTLAAIAEADADAIIVQDVGIARLAQQIAPDLEVHGSTQMSITSAEGVRLAEQLGIRRIVLARELALEEIRAIRAATACELEMFVHGALCVSYSGQCFSSEAWGGRSANRGQCAQACRLPYEMLVDDQLRPLADARYLLSPGDLYALRQMPEIVRLGVSALKIEGRYKDADYVALTTQAYRRAVDEAWAELPLSISQKEELQLEQVYSRGLGPYFITGTNHQTVVSGRSPRHRGVLMGRVTRVLNDGVIITAEPASQAAPLKAGDGLVFDAASWRSPEEREEGGRLYSLTRTPSGQWQLEFGKGAINFARIRQGDLLWRTDDPDLDKAARPFTQAAAPVHRQPVRVRVIAHEGEPLAVEFVLAERPGVTTRVESDEPLSAAQNRALTVESLREQLGRLGNTPYKLVDLQADLQGRPFAPSSLLNDLRRRAVEMLVERQSQSPSMTINDPIATLDAALANAIQEPGSAETGEPQLHLLVRTPDQLDAAMGLRPASITLDYLDLYGLRPAVERVQAAGLTARVAGPRVLKPGEARIIDFLLKLDCAIVVRPAGLLTALQEQTQQPLIGDFSLNAANGLSADLFLRMGLARLTPTHDLNAAQIAELARQVGPQRIEAVAYHHLPVFYTEHCVFCRFLSEGTSYKDCGQPCEKHRVALRDVNGRAHPVTADVGCRNTVFGAEAQEASRHLDQWLRAGIRHFRLEFVHETAAQVTSVTEAFQQRLAGDSSSNELYERLRRLAPQGTTEGSLFIASNYRALPLLQ; from the coding sequence ATGAGCATGCGCCCGCACAAGCCCGAAGTCATGAGCCCTGCCGGTTACTGGCCACAGATGCAGGCGGCCATCGAAGCCGGGGCTGATGCCGTTTACTTCGGCCTCAAGCACTTCTCGGCGCGCGCCAAGGTCGGCTTCGCGCTCGCGGAGCTGGCTGAGGTGATGCGCGCCTTGCACCGGCGCGGCGTCAAAGGCTACGTCACCTTTAACACGCTGGTCTTCAATCACGAATTGCGAGACGCGGCGCAGACGCTCGCGGCAATTGCCGAAGCCGACGCCGACGCCATCATTGTGCAAGACGTTGGCATCGCCCGGCTGGCGCAGCAAATCGCGCCCGACCTCGAAGTCCACGGCAGCACGCAGATGAGCATCACCAGCGCCGAAGGCGTGCGGCTGGCCGAACAGTTGGGCATTCGGCGTATTGTGTTGGCGCGCGAGCTGGCGCTTGAAGAGATTCGCGCCATCCGCGCCGCGACGGCGTGCGAATTAGAAATGTTCGTTCACGGCGCGCTGTGCGTTTCGTATTCCGGCCAGTGCTTCTCGTCAGAAGCCTGGGGCGGGCGCAGCGCCAACCGTGGCCAATGCGCGCAAGCCTGCCGCCTGCCCTACGAGATGCTGGTTGATGACCAGCTGCGCCCGCTAGCCGATGCGCGTTACTTGCTCTCGCCCGGCGACCTTTACGCGCTACGCCAGATGCCGGAGATTGTCCGCCTGGGCGTTTCGGCTTTGAAGATCGAAGGCCGCTACAAAGATGCGGATTATGTAGCCCTGACCACACAGGCTTATCGTCGGGCAGTTGATGAGGCATGGGCCGAGCTGCCATTGAGCATCAGTCAGAAGGAAGAGTTGCAGCTTGAGCAGGTCTACTCGCGCGGTCTGGGACCTTACTTCATCACGGGGACGAATCATCAAACGGTGGTCAGCGGGCGCTCACCGCGCCATCGCGGCGTGCTGATGGGCCGCGTGACGCGGGTCTTGAACGACGGCGTTATCATCACGGCAGAGCCGGCGAGCCAGGCCGCGCCGCTCAAGGCTGGCGACGGCCTGGTCTTTGACGCCGCCAGTTGGCGCAGTCCCGAAGAACGCGAAGAAGGCGGCCGCCTTTACAGCTTGACGCGGACGCCGAGCGGTCAGTGGCAGCTTGAGTTCGGCAAAGGCGCGATCAACTTTGCGCGCATCCGCCAGGGCGATCTCCTGTGGCGCACGGATGATCCCGATCTCGACAAAGCAGCCCGCCCATTTACGCAAGCCGCCGCGCCGGTACATCGTCAGCCGGTGCGGGTGCGCGTCATCGCCCACGAAGGCGAGCCGCTCGCGGTCGAATTTGTTCTCGCCGAGCGGCCCGGCGTCACTACGCGTGTCGAATCGGACGAGCCGCTATCGGCGGCGCAGAATCGCGCGCTCACGGTTGAATCGCTGCGCGAGCAACTTGGGCGGCTCGGCAACACGCCGTACAAGCTGGTTGATCTGCAAGCCGATCTGCAAGGCCGCCCGTTCGCCCCTAGCTCGCTGCTCAATGATTTGCGCCGCCGCGCCGTCGAGATGTTGGTTGAGCGGCAGAGCCAGTCGCCATCCATGACCATCAACGATCCCATCGCCACGCTTGATGCGGCCCTGGCAAATGCGATTCAAGAGCCGGGGTCTGCCGAAACTGGAGAGCCGCAGTTGCACCTGCTCGTGCGCACGCCCGATCAGCTCGATGCGGCGATGGGGCTGCGGCCCGCGAGCATTACGCTCGATTATCTCGACCTCTATGGCTTGCGCCCGGCGGTCGAGCGTGTGCAGGCCGCCGGGTTGACCGCGCGTGTCGCCGGTCCGCGCGTGCTGAAGCCGGGTGAAGCGCGCATCATCGATTTTCTGCTCAAGCTCGATTGCGCCATCGTCGTGCGCCCTGCCGGTTTGCTCACCGCCTTGCAGGAGCAAACCCAACAGCCGCTGATCGGCGATTTCAGTTTGAACGCCGCAAACGGCCTGTCGGCTGATCTGTTCTTGCGGATGGGACTCGCGCGGCTGACGCCGACACATGACTTGAATGCGGCGCAGATTGCCGAGCTGGCGCGACAGGTCGGCCCACAGCGCATCGAAGCGGTGGCTTATCATCATCTGCCGGTGTTTTACACCGAGCATTGCGTCTTCTGTCGTTTTCTTTCTGAAGGCACGAGCTATAAGGACTGCGGCCAGCCATGCGAGAAACACCGGGTTGCATTGCGCGATGTGAATGGCCGGGCGCATCCGGTGACCGCCGATGTCGGCTGTCGCAATACGGTCTTTGGCGCGGAGGCGCAGGAGGCCAGCCGTCATCTCGATCAATGGCTGCGGGCGGGCATTCGCCACTTCCGCCTCGAATTTGTTCACGAGACGGCAGCGCAAGTGACCAGCGTTACAGAAGCCTTTCAGCAACGACTGGCGGGCGATTCATCGAGCAATGAATTGTACGAGCGATTGCGCCGGCTGGCACCGCAAGGGACGACTGAAGGCAGCCTCTTCATCGCCTCGAACTATCGCGCCTTGCCGTTGTTGCAATAG
- a CDS encoding DUF1501 domain-containing protein, with the protein MTESEQLKTITRRHFFKQAGFGIGTMALASLMNDGLFAAPAGRGDDPFAPRPPHFPAKARRVIYLFMAGAPSQLDLFDHKPKLAELSGEKIPESFIKGERFAFIKGAPRLLGSPYTFKQRGQSGIELSDLLPHLTGVADELAVIRSLHTTQFNHAPAQIFMNSGHQIVGRPSMGAWLTYGLGSESRDLPGFVVLLSGVSNPDGGKSCWGSGFLPTYYQGVEFRRQGEPVLSVSNPAGMDAGARRESLDALKDLNQYHLDDVRDPEIATRIAAYEMAYRMQSSVPELTDISKEPAAIHALYGTEPGKASFANNCLLARRLIERGVRFVQLYHRGWDHHGTGQGDDLLTSLPRLCRETDRAAAALITDLKQRGLLEDTLIVWGGEFGRTPMNEERAGSKFLGRDHHPRAFSAWLAGAGVKRGATVGQTDEFGYNIVEDPVDVHDLHATVLHLMGIDHTKLTYSFQGREFRLTDVSGNVVRKALA; encoded by the coding sequence ATGACAGAAAGCGAGCAGCTCAAGACCATTACGCGCCGGCATTTTTTCAAGCAGGCGGGATTCGGCATCGGCACGATGGCGCTGGCCTCGTTGATGAACGACGGCCTGTTTGCCGCGCCGGCTGGCCGCGGCGATGATCCTTTCGCGCCGCGCCCGCCACATTTCCCGGCGAAGGCCAGGCGCGTCATCTACCTGTTTATGGCCGGCGCGCCGTCACAACTCGACCTCTTTGACCACAAGCCGAAGCTCGCCGAGTTGAGCGGCGAAAAGATTCCCGAATCGTTCATCAAGGGCGAGCGTTTCGCCTTCATCAAAGGCGCGCCGCGCCTGCTCGGCTCGCCCTACACGTTCAAGCAGCGCGGCCAGTCGGGTATTGAGCTCTCTGACCTGCTGCCGCACCTTACAGGGGTTGCCGACGAGCTGGCGGTCATTCGCTCGCTGCATACGACGCAGTTCAACCACGCGCCGGCGCAGATCTTCATGAACAGCGGCCATCAGATCGTCGGGCGTCCGAGCATGGGCGCGTGGTTGACGTATGGGCTCGGCAGCGAGAGCCGCGACCTGCCCGGCTTCGTCGTGCTGCTGTCGGGCGTCAGCAACCCCGACGGCGGCAAGAGCTGTTGGGGCAGCGGCTTTCTGCCGACTTACTATCAGGGCGTCGAGTTCCGCCGTCAGGGCGAGCCTGTGCTGTCGGTCTCGAACCCCGCGGGAATGGATGCGGGCGCGCGACGCGAGTCGCTCGACGCGCTGAAGGATTTGAATCAATACCACCTCGACGACGTGCGCGACCCGGAGATTGCCACGCGCATCGCCGCCTACGAGATGGCTTACCGCATGCAGTCGAGCGTGCCTGAGCTGACAGACATCAGCAAAGAGCCGGCGGCCATTCACGCCCTCTACGGCACAGAGCCGGGCAAGGCATCGTTTGCGAATAACTGTCTGCTGGCGCGGCGGCTGATCGAGCGCGGCGTGCGCTTCGTGCAGCTATACCATCGCGGTTGGGATCATCACGGCACAGGGCAGGGCGACGACCTGCTGACTTCGCTGCCGCGCCTTTGTCGCGAGACAGACCGCGCCGCCGCCGCCTTGATTACCGACTTGAAGCAGCGCGGTTTGCTGGAAGACACCCTGATCGTCTGGGGCGGCGAGTTCGGGCGCACGCCGATGAACGAAGAGCGCGCCGGGTCGAAGTTCCTGGGCCGCGATCACCACCCGCGCGCCTTCTCGGCCTGGCTTGCCGGCGCCGGCGTCAAGCGCGGCGCGACCGTCGGGCAGACTGACGAGTTCGGCTATAACATCGTCGAAGACCCTGTGGATGTACACGACTTGCACGCCACGGTGCTGCACCTGATGGGGATCGATCATACAAAACTGACTTATTCGTTTCAGGGGCGCGAATTCCGTCTGACCGATGTGAGCGGCAACGTCGTTCGCAAAGCTCTAGCTTAG
- a CDS encoding glycoside hydrolase family 2 TIM barrel-domain containing protein has translation MTRFVLFVLFLLACTLASSPLFAQTDNPPPDWENPRVFGINKELPHATLVPYPSERAALAADAGGSPFVQSLNGQWKFHWVKQPSERPSRFYEVDYDVSSWKEIRVPSNWEMEGYGTPIYTNITYPFKRDAPRVTSEPPTRYTAYKERNPVGSYRRTFTVPADWQGRQVFLIFNGVNSAFYVWVNGKLVGYSQDSRLPAEFNVTRYLNAGENLLAVEVYRWCDGSYLEDQDFWRMSGIFRNVELVSRAPLYLRDFYAQTALDPAYRDATLNLNLKVRNVTNDNRVVSVETRLLDDKQNSVFAPVVTKANLAAQGEASLDIAQAVKNPKKWSAETPNLYRLLLTLKDDRGKVIESIPFSIGFRSSEIKDGQLLFNGRPLIIKGVNRHEFDPDLGQVVTAERMIQDIKLMKQSNINAVRTCHYPNVAEWYALCDRYGLYVLDEANIESHGYGANEAQRISTGEDYTEAIVDRVRRTIERDKNHPSIFIFSLGNEAGVGRNFEAARNWVKTAHPELLISYEPGDSRHSDFLCPMYTPPKEMQPYWEKHGRGRPMFLVEYAHAMGNSTGNFQEYWDVIESHRWMHGGFIWDWVDQGIRKRGTNGKEFWAYGGDFGDFPNDDNFCTNGLVLPDRTPHPGLAEVKKVYQYIKAEPVDLAAGRVRVRNKYLFNDLSNIRGAWELEESGRVIERGNLPTLNIAAGQSQEIQLAIKPVKTAPGAEYFLKVTFRLAADAPWAARGHVVAWDQLAMPYQTIPARAHDVLAMPPLRISDSADGYTVASTQFKARVGRQSGALESYEVKGKQLIAAPLAPNFWRPPTDNDRGNDMPKRQGIWRDAAANRTVKEVTAEQVSPQVVRVIAAATLPAGASTVRNVYTFYGSGEIEIEQEITPGGQLPDLPRFGMQMRVPGEFRTVTWFGRGPQENYWDRNTAAAVGQYSEQVENLFFPYIEPQESGNRTDVRWITLTNRNGFGLKATGMPLLSVSAWPFHMEELERRKHPSEIVAAEDITVNLDDRQMGVGGDNSWGALQHPEYRLPAGPYRYRFRIEPVVP, from the coding sequence ATGACGCGATTCGTTCTCTTCGTTCTTTTCCTTCTCGCCTGCACGCTCGCTTCGTCACCGCTGTTTGCTCAGACGGACAACCCGCCGCCTGATTGGGAAAACCCGCGCGTCTTTGGCATCAACAAAGAGCTGCCGCACGCGACGCTCGTGCCTTATCCGAGCGAGCGCGCGGCGCTTGCCGCCGACGCCGGAGGCTCGCCCTTCGTGCAATCGCTCAACGGCCAGTGGAAGTTTCATTGGGTCAAGCAGCCGTCGGAGCGGCCCTCGCGTTTTTATGAAGTGGATTACGATGTCAGCTCGTGGAAAGAGATTCGCGTGCCGTCGAACTGGGAGATGGAAGGCTACGGCACGCCCATCTACACGAACATCACTTACCCTTTCAAGCGCGACGCGCCGCGCGTGACCAGCGAGCCGCCGACGCGGTACACCGCCTACAAAGAGCGCAATCCCGTAGGCTCGTACCGCCGCACTTTCACGGTCCCTGCGGACTGGCAGGGCCGCCAGGTCTTCCTCATCTTCAATGGCGTCAACTCGGCGTTTTATGTCTGGGTCAATGGTAAGCTGGTCGGCTACAGCCAGGATTCGCGGCTGCCCGCCGAGTTCAACGTCACGCGATATTTGAACGCCGGCGAGAACCTGCTTGCCGTCGAAGTCTACCGCTGGTGCGATGGCAGCTATCTGGAAGATCAGGATTTCTGGCGCATGAGCGGCATCTTTCGCAACGTCGAGCTGGTGTCGCGCGCGCCGCTCTACCTTCGCGACTTCTACGCGCAGACGGCGCTCGACCCGGCGTATCGCGACGCCACGCTCAACCTGAATCTGAAAGTAAGGAATGTCACAAACGACAATCGCGTGGTGTCGGTCGAGACCCGCTTGCTCGACGACAAACAGAACAGCGTCTTCGCGCCGGTGGTGACGAAAGCCAATCTCGCAGCGCAAGGTGAAGCGTCGCTAGACATCGCGCAGGCGGTCAAGAACCCGAAGAAGTGGTCGGCGGAAACGCCGAACCTTTATCGCTTGCTGCTGACTTTGAAAGATGATCGCGGCAAGGTGATCGAGTCCATTCCCTTCTCCATCGGCTTCCGCTCGTCGGAGATCAAGGACGGTCAGTTGCTCTTCAACGGCCGCCCGCTAATCATTAAGGGCGTCAACCGTCACGAGTTCGACCCCGACCTCGGTCAAGTCGTCACGGCCGAGCGCATGATTCAAGATATCAAGCTGATGAAGCAGAGCAACATTAATGCCGTGCGCACCTGCCACTACCCGAACGTGGCGGAATGGTATGCGCTCTGCGACCGCTACGGGCTTTACGTGTTGGACGAAGCGAATATCGAATCGCACGGCTATGGCGCGAACGAAGCGCAGCGCATCTCGACCGGCGAAGATTACACCGAAGCCATCGTTGACCGCGTGCGCCGCACCATCGAGCGCGACAAGAATCACCCCTCGATCTTCATCTTCTCGCTCGGTAACGAAGCCGGCGTCGGTCGCAACTTTGAAGCGGCGCGCAACTGGGTCAAGACGGCGCACCCTGAATTGCTCATCAGCTATGAGCCGGGCGACAGCCGGCACAGTGATTTTCTCTGCCCGATGTACACGCCGCCCAAAGAGATGCAGCCTTACTGGGAGAAGCATGGGCGTGGTCGCCCGATGTTCCTTGTCGAGTACGCGCACGCGATGGGCAACAGCACGGGCAACTTTCAAGAGTACTGGGATGTGATTGAGTCGCATCGATGGATGCACGGCGGCTTCATCTGGGACTGGGTGGATCAAGGCATCCGCAAGCGCGGCACCAATGGCAAAGAGTTCTGGGCCTATGGTGGCGACTTCGGCGATTTCCCGAACGACGACAACTTCTGCACGAACGGATTGGTCTTGCCCGACCGCACGCCGCACCCCGGGCTCGCGGAGGTCAAGAAGGTTTACCAGTACATCAAGGCCGAGCCGGTTGATCTGGCGGCGGGCCGCGTGCGCGTCCGCAACAAGTATCTGTTTAATGACCTGTCGAACATTCGCGGCGCGTGGGAATTGGAAGAGAGCGGCAGGGTGATCGAGCGCGGCAACCTGCCCACACTCAATATCGCCGCCGGCCAGTCGCAAGAGATTCAGCTTGCGATTAAACCCGTGAAGACTGCCCCGGGCGCGGAGTATTTTTTGAAAGTGACATTCCGGCTGGCGGCGGATGCGCCGTGGGCGGCTAGAGGTCATGTCGTCGCGTGGGATCAACTGGCGATGCCTTATCAAACGATCCCGGCGCGAGCCCATGACGTTTTAGCGATGCCGCCGTTGAGGATTAGCGATTCAGCAGACGGGTACACCGTCGCCAGCACGCAGTTCAAAGCGCGCGTCGGCAGGCAGAGCGGCGCGCTCGAATCATACGAAGTGAAGGGCAAGCAACTGATCGCCGCGCCGCTGGCGCCGAACTTCTGGCGACCGCCGACCGATAATGACCGCGGCAATGACATGCCTAAACGTCAGGGCATCTGGCGCGACGCCGCCGCGAACCGCACAGTCAAAGAGGTCACCGCCGAGCAGGTCAGCCCGCAGGTAGTCAGAGTTATCGCCGCCGCCACGCTGCCTGCCGGCGCTTCGACGGTGCGCAACGTCTACACTTTTTATGGCAGCGGCGAAATCGAGATCGAGCAGGAGATCACCCCCGGCGGCCAGTTGCCCGACCTGCCGCGCTTCGGCATGCAGATGCGCGTGCCGGGCGAGTTCCGCACCGTCACCTGGTTCGGGCGCGGGCCGCAGGAGAATTACTGGGATCGCAACACCGCCGCCGCCGTCGGGCAGTATTCCGAACAGGTCGAAAACCTCTTCTTTCCCTACATCGAGCCGCAGGAAAGCGGCAACCGCACTGATGTGCGCTGGATTACACTGACCAATCGCAATGGCTTCGGGTTGAAGGCTACGGGCATGCCCCTGCTGTCGGTGAGCGCCTGGCCGTTTCACATGGAAGAGCTTGAGCGGCGCAAGCACCCCAGCGAGATTGTGGCGGCGGAAGACATCACCGTGAATCTCGATGACCGGCAGATGGGCGTCGGCGGCGACAACAGTTGGGGCGCGCTCCAGCACCCTGAGTATCGCTTGCCCGCCGGGCCCTACCGCTATCGCTTCCGCATTGAGCCGGTCGTGCCATAA